From Rutidosis leptorrhynchoides isolate AG116_Rl617_1_P2 chromosome 3, CSIRO_AGI_Rlap_v1, whole genome shotgun sequence, a single genomic window includes:
- the LOC139900175 gene encoding uncharacterized protein, whose translation MIRQFFGYRLGNGDTASAWFDNWCDLGPLCHVIAREDITNAGYSPQAKVSDVFSVDFVWPSAWIEKYPSLATFCKPVLDDTRDRLVWKSYDGDRNASISCIWESIRPHAQVVSWFDVVWFNQCIPKHAFVMWLLMGEWLKRQDRLKPWELRNNPTLIFVNGSRVGMLLWVLLLGRVWFGLLPNFVSPLVFIIYGRKEMRGYKKGGSNEGGLAAILVESVCLWLFCGLMSLVI comes from the exons ATGATCCGGCAATTTTTTGGTTACCGATTGGGTAATGGTGATACTGCTTCTGCATGGTTCGATAATTGGTGTGATTTGGGTCCTCTTTGCCATGTCATTGCAAGGGAAGATATCACCAATGCAGGTTATTCTCCTCAAGCCAAGGTGAGCGATGTTTTTAGTGTTGATTTTGTTTGGCCGAGTGCATGGATTGAAAAATATCCTAGTCTAGCAACTTTTTGTAAACCAGTGTTGGATGATACGAGGGATAGGCTAGTGTGGAAGAGCTACGATGGTGACCGTAATGCTTCTATTTCGTGTATCTGGGAGTCTATTAGGCCTCATGCTCAAGTGGTTAGTTGGTTTGATGTGGTTTGGTTCAACCAATGTATTCCTAAACATGCTTTTGTCATGTGGCTCTTAATGGGTGAATGGCTCAAGAGGCAGGATCGTTTAAAGCCTTGGGAGCTTCGTAACAACCCAACGCTGATAT TTGTGAATGGAAGTCGTGTCGGGATGCTATTATGGGTGCTGCTTCTCGGAAGAGTGTGGTTTGGATTGTTGCCAAACTTTGTTTCGCCGCTAGTGTTTATCATATATGGTAGGAAAGAAATGCGAG GCTACAAAAAAGGTGGATCAAATGAAGGAGGATTG